ATGAGGAAAAAGAATTCTCATTCACCTGTACGTTCTCTAGTTTGTCTGACTCCAGAAGTTCAGCCAACCGGAGTAAGATCTCAGATTTGTTAATATCTTCTTCACCAATCTCCAGACAGAGATCAATATCACTTTTAGAAACTCCAAATGAGTTGCCACATGATCCATAGATATATAGGCGAGCATCAGGCCACTCTTTGCATATTATATTCTCCAATAATGTTAATAATTGCTTCTGCTTGGCCTTGTCTTCCTCAGTTGGTATCAGGGAGTCAAAAATTTCAAGAAAAGGAGCATTAAATCGGTCTATGTCAAAGCGACATAGCGTTTGTCTTTTGTAGGATCTCATTCTTTGGCTAAGTTGGTGTTGTCCTCTGTCATCTGATCTTGAATCCTGGTAATGAAATTTATAAATTATTCTCAGGTCAGCTATTTGTTACAAACTAGAATAGGAAAAAGAAAATCACTTGGAAGAAAATGAAATTTCTAATACCTATTAAAGTCACCCCGGGGATGAAAATTAACTTTCTTTCTATTAGAATGCTATCAAACTCTATCTGTGTGACAATACGAAAAGCTAATTTATCATTCCTTCATCAAACTATATAATGTATCAAATAAGGAGGCATCAACTCTAATTCTCTTTAGCCTTTTGGAAAGAAACTCACTTTCATAAACTGCCATAATATTCAAAAACCTTGATTACATATATGGTAATAGAGAAAGGTTTACCTTATGGTGTTGCTTCCCCTCAATCTTGTCATCCCTTTCCTCCTCAAGCGAGTGTTGGCCAACATCTTCAACCCCGTCACTATCCTTTCTTGCCCTCTCTCCACCGTCGAAATTCATCATCGACTCCTCAATCTCCGAAGCAGAAACCGAATGGAGATTCGTGCCAGCGGGCGGACCAGGGCGATCAAGCTGTGCACTGAGCCCCTTTCTACCATCCCCATTTCCTCTCATCCCACCATCTTCACCTGCCAATCTTCTCACTCTCTCATTGTCAAAAGAACCCTCCCTATTCCTCGCAAATCCACTAGAACTCTGCCTCTCCCTATCCACATTATACTCCATGCCTCCCCTCCTACCCCCGGAATCCCAATTCCCTCCTCCCCGAGGCTTGTTTCCAAACCCCGGCGGCGGCATTGTCCTATGAACTTGCTTCCCCCTCTCCCCTCCGCCGCCCCCTCTTAATTCCCCCTCCCCGGAACCGTAATTCGCACGACGAAACTCATTGGAAGCTGACGAATTGCTGGAATTCAAGTGGAGATTGCGGTCCAAGCCATTGCTGAGCTTGGCGATTTCAGAGGAAGTAACGGGAGCTGCTGAAGACAACTCCGGGTTTCGGATTACATCGCCGGGTAAATATCCGAACTTGAGCTTCTGTTGTTCTTGGTGATGTTTCTGCTGGGCCAGGCCGATCTTCCTCAACTCGTCGGCGAGGTTTTCTGGGATTTGATTGAATTGGTTGGTGCCGAACTGAGGAGGAGAGGAGTAAGGGTTTTGAGGAAACCCTACGAAGTTGAAAGGAGGGGGAGGAGACAGCGAATTGGGCCAGAGAGACGACGAAGGGCTCGGAATCTGATGGGGATAATGATCTCGGCCGTTGGATGACGACGGCGGCGACGATCCCCACGGCTGCTGGAAAGGCACGGTGGGGCCCACGGCGGCGACGGCGGGATCGAGCACGGGGGACTGCTGCTGGTGCGGGGGATGGGGCGAGCGACCTTGGTAGTGGTGGTGTGGGGCTTTTTTGGAGCAAGGAGAGGAGGAATTCGCCGCCGTTAGACGCCGGCAGAGGCGGCGCGTCACCTCCACTACCGGCCATTTGGGGTTTGGGTTTCGGAGTGCAGTTTCCGCACGACTTTGTGTTTTAAAGTGGTCAAGTGAGTTTAGCCAAGTGATGAAAAGGCTGATCGGTACATATATTAATTCTTACTCTTCTTCTTTTTTCCCTTCCCGTTGGTTAAGACCTGGAATATCTAAATGCCATTATCATCATATCAATGAACAGAGATCTAACTTTCGATTTTATTTTTGTTTTTGAGCTAGGACCAAATTCATAAATATTAACGAAACCATAGCGGCTAAGCCCTATCAAAATAATATCAAAAGTCTCAATGTTTACTAACTTAGAATATAACTTATCATGAATCGGTATAAATAAGAATCGGTATTGAAATATTTCATTTCATTCTACTGTTTATTTATTATAAGGAATCAAACATAAATGAAACTAATTATGATTATTATTGTTTACTTACTATATGGAATCGGAATTAAAAAAACTAGTTTGATTACTAAAATACCCCTATAAGAAAAGAAGTTAGGTGTTTGCAATTTTATTGTTCTTCTTTTTAAAGATGTGAATATTCTTGGATGATATTCATCAGACCACCTAAACTATATATGTTGGTTGACTCAAGTGCATGTGTTCAAAGTCTTGCATAACTAATCACCTAAACCAACTAACAATCTACTTCATCAATCACGAGACTGTGATATAATTCAATAGTAACTGAAAGAAAAAAAAAAAACTACTCATGCACCAACATCATTTCAACATAATAGTAACAAATTAAGTTCCATAATATTTCAAATAACACGAAATATAGCCATGGTACCAAACTACCAATTCAACAAACAATAACCACAATACCATACTTTTGACATGGCATAAATTGAAAGGTCTCAAGAAGTTATTATCTTCAAAACAAAGCAGCAACAAAGGGAAGATTGCTCAAATGACAGACTTAGTCTAAGCCTCCATTCACTCTAAGCCACATTGCAGAAAAGTGATTATGTAGTCTCTCTTTTCCTCATCAGTCATGGTAAAGAAGACCCTCAATCAGTCATGCTCTTTAGATAGTTTGTTAGTGATGTGAAATACCTGCATTAAAGTTAGGAATTCCATCTTTCGAAACTCACCACAAAGTTTCCCTTGCATATCAGCAAGATCCTTTTCTGTTGAGAGAACGTTAATTAAGCCTTCAAACTTTGGAGTCATTCCAGAAATGGCTTCAGTGATCACTCTAAACTTTTTTGTCATATCATCCAAAGCTCTTGCCTTTAGACGGGTATTATTTGAAGCATTTGCTACATCTTGGGCTGACCTCAGTTGTTTAGCACGTTGGTTGGCACTTGGTGGTTGGGGAGGACTTGGTTGTGTAAAAGGCACAAATTTGGAAAGGGTGGTGCTATTAACACACCTTTTTTTACTATTAACACACCCCCTATATGGTGAGAACCAATCATCAATTAGATTTAAATGAGAAGTTTGTAAATAAAATAAAAATATGTGGATAGAAAAATAGATAGCACTGGTTGCAATTAAAGGCCAAAAGAAGAAGCGTGAGCATCTCATCGGTTCTAAAAACACGAAGCCAAACAAAAGTGCTAATCAGGAAGATCTGACTCCTACCATGACTCCACCTGCAGTGCCCCCGAGCCCTAGCTTGAAGGGCAAGGAGGTTCTTTGAAGTTTTTTATATTTTCCTTTCTGCTATTTCAGTTTTGTTCTTGTTTATTTCAGAACAATTGCTCTTGCTCCATGCTTTTCACATGGAGGATCTTTATTTTCTTGCTTTTAGTTTGCTTAGAAACAATTGTCTATGATCTATTTGCTATTAGATTGTAGGCTCCTTCTGAGCCGAAATTTGTAATGAGGATACAACCCTCATACGAATCAGATGATCTTACTTGTCCTCTGTTCGCATGGCAACAGACCGATTCGTATTGTACCCTCTACTTGAGTACAAATGACAAAATTTTCTTTGAAGTTAAAAAAAAAAAAAAATAGAGAGCACATCCAAATTGATCATAGGTGAGCACCAAATATATTCAAACAAGCACATTATTATTAGCTTCCGAAACAGAAGCCACAAGGAAAAAAAAAAAACTACAATTCACAGGTTCAAAACTCGCATGCCCAATAGGTCATGGGGAGAAATGCTGCTCAAGTACACAGGTTTGTTACCTTCAACTTTTCTACGTTGCATGTGCAACAAGACACATTCTACATTGAAATCGGTTGATGTCAGGACTCACCCCGAATTTCACCCTGAAACCCGAAGTAAATCCTGCGGGGACCACCTCCAAGGAAAATTTACCGAAAATTCGGCATAATCTCCCTTGAAAATAGACAACCCTTCCTAGGAAAAACCTACATACACTTCTAATAAACCAAATCCAACCTTAAACTCCTGGAGCCTTCATGCTCCCCCAAATCACAACATCTCCTAATTATTTAAACTAAATAAAATACCACAACAAACAATTCATTAGTTCAGAGCAACTCTATTAGGGGAGAAATGGACTAGAGTTATAAATATGAGCGGAAGCTATACTATTGACTATGCCTCTTCTCCATGTACGCCCGACCCCAATTTGGCTAACCTGCACACTGGGCATTTTAAGACGAAGGGCCCAGAGGAAAACATTTGAAACACGTTAGAGTGAGTGGACACAAATGAATTTATTATAAATATTTATGCATTCCCATTTTAATTTCATAGAAAAATATACTGCATGCGGCAACTCAAAAGCGCTCAACTCATAAACTGGCAAAAACACAACTAGCTCCGACTAGTCTCTAAGACTTAATAAAATACAGCCTCTCAAGCTAAAATACAAATATATATGTATGTATCTACACTCGTCCATACTCCTTGTATGAATTCTTATGAAAATATAAGGAAAAATAGAAGTTCATACAAGGCTACTACGCTTGTGTCCAACGCTCACGTCACGCCTTAATGCGGTGCTATACTACGCCATTAAGGTGGACAGACGGGTGTATAAATATGTGCCCATACCCCCTATATGAATTAGATACTCATATAGGGCTACTACGCTCGCGTCCAACGCTCACGTCACACCATAATGCGGTTATATGCTACGCCATTAAGGTGGACAGACACATATGGCTAGCTAGCATTTATATACATACTCTCCTCATAACTATCCATATACACATTCACCGAAAATCTCATTTTCGGTAACTCTCCAAAATAATGAAAATTGCCAATCACAAAAAAGGCTATAAAAGTATGGCTCTACCGAAAGATCCCATCTTCGGTACTTTTCAAATAGCGAAGTTAACAAACAAAATATGAATAATTACTTCCGAAAATACTTCGCAGAAATCAATCGTAAAAGGAAATTATTCCACTAATTAAGAATCAATAATATAAAAATCAACTATCATTAAATATGAGGCTATCACATGCATTTAATTTAAAAACAAACGTCCACTCACAATGATTTGATTATTTAATTGCCAAGCGGAGGCTTCCCAAGTCAAATGCCCGTCAACTTCCTATGGCGAGCCTTTACTGTAATATCCCATATCGGCCAAACGGAGAGGGGTTATGTGCTATATATGTACATGCCCACCTCCAATCTAACACGAGGCCTTTTGGTGGCTCAGCGGCTTCGGAGGGGATGGGTACTCTGAGGTTAAGCATGTTGATGCTAGAGCAATCCCAGGATGGGTGACCTCCTGGGAAGCTGCTCTTGAGCTGCCGGAAATAAAACCGTGAGGGCCGGTGGGCCCAAAGCGGACAATATCGTGTTACGGCGGAATGGGTCCTGGGGTGTTACAAATGGTATCAGAGCCACTCTGCCGTGTGGTGCGAGTGTGTCGACGAGGGCGTCGGACTCCCAAGGGGGGTGGATTGTAATATCCCACATCGGCCAAACGGAGAGGGGTTATGTGCTGTATATGTATATGCCCACCTCCAATCTAACACGAGGCCTTTTGGTGGCTCAGCGGCTTCGGAGGGGATGGGTACTCCGAGGTTAAGCATGTTGATGCTAGAGCAATCCTAGGATGGGTGACCTACTGGGAAGCTGCTCCTGAGCTGCCGGAAACAAAACCGTGAGGGCCGGTGAGCCCAAAGCGGACAATATTGTGTTACGGCGGAATGGGTCCTGGGATGTGACAAATGGTATCAGAGTGAAATTTGGAATTTTCGAGTTAGGGTTGTCCATCTGCAAAGGAGATTTTCTCAATCTTTTCAGTAAATTTTCCTTGGAGGTGGTCCCCGCACGACTTATTCTGGGTTTCAGGGTGAAATTTCGGGGTGGGTCGTGTCAGTTGGTATCAGACCCACTCTGCCGTGTGGTGCGAGTGTGCCGACGAGGGCGTCGAACTCCCAAGGGGGGTGGATTGTAATATCCCACATCGGCCAAACGGAGAGGGGTTATGTGCTGTATATGTACATGCCCACCTCCAATCTAACACGAGGCCTTTTGGTGGCTCAGCGGCTTCGGAGGGGATGGGTACTCCGAGGTTAAGCATGTTGATGCTAGAGCAATCCCAGGATGGGTGACCTCCTGGGAAGCTGCTCCTGAGCTGCCGGAAACAAAACCGTGAGGGCCGGTGGGCCCAAAGCGGACAATATCGTGTTACGGCGGAATGGGTCCTGGGGTGTTACATTTACTGTTAAGGGTATAATAGGTATTAGGCCAGATGTGGTTATTTTGAGATAGTATAAAAGCATTCTCTCTGTAATATTCTATCCAAGTATGTAAATGAACAAAATCTTTCTAGTTTTCTCTGATTTCTTCTTGCCTTCTTCTTCCTTCATTCTGATACAATAGCTCAACTTTCATGGCATCAGAGCCTTGGTTTTGATCTTGGACATTTATCTCTTGCTTCCGCTTTCCCTAGCCTCTTAGTTTTATTTTTAGTTTTCATTTTCCCCAAATCAAAACCCTAACCTAGAGTTTTCCAATTTTCGATTCCCGGCAATGCGCCGCCGCTAAATCCAGTCATGCTCGTTGAAGCCCAGTCCTCCTTCATCATCGGTAATCGGTATTGGAGCCCAAGCTGCTTGTGTTTCTTGAAGCCGCCACATATACTTGCTTTGTTGATTCAGATAAGTTTGTCATCTTTCGTAGATTTGGAAAGTTTGGAAATTCGATCGAGATTATTGATATTTGTGAATTCGAAGCCTTCGATTTGTGTTTCAAGTATCCTGCTATTCTTTTTAGTGTAAGATTCATGGTGATTCATTGGAATTAAAGAAGTTTGAAACTCTAGATTTTGCTAAGAAATTGATCGATATATTTTCATTCTGCGAGCTGATAGAAGTACAGTTTGGGATTATCAAGCAGTGTAAATTTGTGAACCATTTGTGGAATTCCTATAGAAATTTGAAGATATGTTTGATAGTTTGACAATTTGGGATAACGTTTCTCAACTCTGAAGTTGTCTGGGATAATTGAAGCATATCTTTTTGATGAGTGATTGAAGATCTGTTGCTAGATGTTTAGTTGTGTGCCAAAAGTTGATTTTTGGTAAAGGAGTATTCGTAGTTGATGGAAGAGTAATTGTACATGTTGGCTAAAAGAAGCTACTGTGAGAATGTCATATTTCTCTATTTGGTTCTAGTGAAGAAGTAACTGCTTGTACTGGCATTCGGTATATGTCTCTTGTTTGATATGAACCATTTGAGTTCAGTTGGAATTTGTTAACAAAGACACAGAAGACTTTGAGACTACTTTGAACAATTGGTCTTTCTTTTCAGTTTTGTGAAAAGATTTAAGTTGCTTTCATATTATAGTTACTCTAGGTTTTGGGGTATTTCTTTGGATATTCAAGAAAGGAATTCTTGTTTTCTCTGGTTTTGTATATTGAAGGAATCATAGTTTCAGCCTTTGGAACGATGCATCAGAACAATCAGCTACAGTTTTCTATACTCTCCAACTTCAGCAATATAGTCACAATTCGCTTGGATGACACCAATTATGTATCTTGGAGATTTATGATGGAGTCAATGTTGATAGGGTGTGATTTAATGGGATATATTGATGGGTCTGTACCTTGTCCTCCTCAATACAAGACCACAACAGAGGCTGGTATTACTGAGCTTACAGAAGAGTATAAGGAATGGAGGAAAAATGACTCTGCTTTGATTACTTTACTTGCTGCTACTTTGTCATCTAATGCTCTTTCATTCATTGTTGGGAGTAGATCATCAAAGAAGTATGGCTTTCGNNNNNNNNNNNNNNNNNNNNCAAACCGTAAGTTAATAATCTCAACTACTTCCAGATTATCAACTATCTTTAGCCTTAGCCAATAGTCTAATCCAAGACTTAAGACTAGTCCCTAAATAAAATTACATTGCATAAATGAATAACAAATCCCTTAATTCCCATTCTTTAACATCTCAATACTAATACAAGATACTCCAAATCGAAAAACACTAAACACTTTAGAGTAACAATAGAAGCCAAGGGATTCACCTTATTATTAATTGCGAAAGGGCTGCAACCAGATTACTCTCTACACCCAAGAATTTATCTTTACACTCACAAACCACCTTTGCTACAATTACACTTCCTTGGCTCGTCCAACATTCCTTTCTGCCCTTCCTCAAATTCATAACCATTATCAGCAACAATTCAAACTATGAATCAATTACTAATACCCAAAACTAACACAGCAGCATACCCCTAATTCTTGCTTTCGAAATTCCGCACCCAAATTTATTTTACCAATAATCACTACTCCATGATCAAGTTCTTCTTCTGCTCCCGTTCCTATCACTGAAACAACCAGTTGCCAACTCAATCCCACATTCAAGTTAGCATCAACCCAACTGAACTTAACAACAAAAGAGCAGCTTACCTTCAACCGAGAAACCAAGCCCCTCTAGCCGGCAGTAGCTTCCTTGCCGGATTTTGGGATTGGGTTTCCTCCAACACAACGACAACAGCCCTTCTAGCCTCCCTTCGTGTTCATTTTAGTCTCCAAGAGAAAGAGGAGACGCCGAGAAGAGGAGGGAGACGCCAGAAACCTTCGCCGGAGACCCTCGCTATCGTCGTCGCTGCCGGAGCACGCCAGAAATCAATGAACACAGTTGAGAACCTTGAATCCGATCTCTTCAGGTCTAGCTCTAACAATGGATTTAAGGATTGGGTTTTGTAGAAAATGAAGAGAGAAGAAATCGATGGTGGTTAGGTGGTGCACGGAGACCGGACGGCGTTGCTCCATAGCGAAGTCGCCGGAGAAGACGAGCAAGGAGAGGAGAGAGGCAAACTCGGGTCAACACCCGAGTTCGGGCTTAGCCAAGGTCAACCCAACTCTTCATTTTTATACTTAAACCAATGACCTAGATCAAAACCCTAGCTGATCCAACGGCCCCGATTAAAAGTTATTCAAATTTCAGAAAATTAGTTATAATACCAAATCTTCGATAAATTGTAGAAAAAACCTCGAAGCTCCGAAAAATAAACTGAAGACACCAGTGACTCGTGTCGACGCTTACTACGATATCGGGGCCTTAAAAGAAGAACTTAACATTTTGAGTAAAATTCAAAAAAAATAAGCTCAAGCGTTAACTTAATAGATTACTAAGCATGGTTAAATTCCTCAGTAACTCGTAGAATACCCAGTAAATAGGTAAAAATTAGGTCCGGGGTGTTACAGTTGAAGTACCATAAATTTCAAGTATTACATGAATCCTAACATACAGAACTTCCATAAGCTAGCTGTCTGCTTATTAAGCTCGTAGAACAAGCTCATAAAGTCTCTTAAGGATAGCAATGTTCGCTTATGAGCCTAAACAAACAACCTAAATGACTAAAGAGTATACTTTGAGATCTACTACTAATTATTACCACCCCCAAAGACTTGGGGAGAGTAGGTGAACTAATGAAAATAGAGAGGAAGAACCAATGTGTAAATATTATATACTAGAACCAAAATACATAAGGTGGAGCTACTGGCATCGTCTCCTATTCTGATTTCACTGAAATATGCTACTCACTGAAGAATCATCGTGAACAATAATTCGAAAACCATATAATGAAAAGAAAATTACGAACAGAGAGAAGAAATCAACATTGCAGCACAGATATGAACACTCGTGAATGAAATAGAATCGAACGAAACATAAAGGCGACGAGAAACAAAAACAAGGAAGCTTATCGATCACCATGGAAGAGAGAAAATGACCTTGGAGTGCGCCGTCTTCTCTTCTATTTTGTCGTTGTTGTTTTCTAATCTAACAATACAATTATGTGAGGATATTTTTAGAATCAAAAGTTGATTCCATAAGCTTGATTCTGATACCCAAAGGGGAAATGGGTATCAGATTACAGGGTATATAAAGAATTGATTCCTAATAAGCAAGTGGGACCCACACTCATTTTAATAAAACGTCAGAATTCACTCATCCTGTAATCAATTCCGCCACTTTTTAATTTCATTCCAGGTTAGTAAACATGCCCGTAAAGTATATCAGACACCTATCAGAAGATATCATCATAATTAAACGGGAAACAATTAAACAACTAAAAACATTTATCATTTTATTTAACAATGTAAAGTATATTAGACTAGAAAGATAAGAAAGATTCCGATAAAAAAAAAAGATAAAAAAGATAAATAAAAATTAAGAGATAAATGATTTGAATAGTACCACGTCACAATATAAAGATGAACACCAAAAAAAATTTGCTATATACTAGAGTTCAGTCATGTTTGTTTTTTTCCCGACAAGAGAGTTCAGTCATATTGGGCACTGTTCATAAAGCCTTTAGGAATAACAGTTTTGTTTTGCATTTGTTGCCTAATTAATTACGGTTTTGTCACACCCTACCTTAAAAACTAGACTATTCTGAAGTTGGTCTCTTCGGGAGCCCTTCTAATGAGGACCCTTAAGTTGAGGACTTGTAGAAGACCTTTCGGCTTATCCCACCTTTCGATCTTATATCCACATCTTGACCGTTTAGTTTATAGGTATTTATAAGTAGATCATTTCTCCAAATTTTCAGCTATATTGAAAATTGTTAAGGCATTCATAAGGGTAATTTATCAAATATGAACTTGAACGGTTCATATTTGACAGATTTGGTTTGTCCATTAATTTGATTTAGTTTGTTATCTTAGTGAACACTAATTTGGCTGAAAATTTGTAAAAATGATCTACTCATATAAACTTAAAAATTGAACGGATGAGATGTCAAAATGTGATCGAAAAATGGGTCTTTTAAACCATAAACAGAAAAATCCTCAACTTAAAAGTCATCACTAGAAGGGCCCCCTAGTCTCTTCTCTTTTCGTTTCTATTGCTTACTCTCTGCAGCTAGGCACAACCTTCACTTCTAGTACAAACTAGTTAGGCGTTTAGCTGGAACCTTATGACAAGTTTACTTATTTAGAATGGATTTCATCAGAAATGAGAGAATGGCGGAATAAGAGACGGAATAGAATTTTATGTGGAAATTTAAACTCACCTCCCCCATTTGTATTTCAAATCCGAGTTGTTTCAATTCTTGATTAGTATGTGGGACCCACACCAATTTTGATTCCCATCGTGAGCAAGTAAACACATAAATTTCTTATCCCGAAATCATTCTCACACATCTCAATGTATTCCATGTAAGTAAATATGTCATTAATATTTCAATTTATAACTATTAGAACAATTTCACCGGATTGCTCTTTGTCAACCTTATTTGGGTCACCATCTAAGCATCTCAGCCCAAATCCCAACTTCCTTTTTTTTTTTTTTTTTTTGTAAGAGGTCAGGAGGAATCCCTAACCGATATTATTAGATAACTGAAATACATAATCATTCAACGAAGAGGACATAACACTCATACTCCATTTGTTAAAAAAATATAAACTCCACGCTAGTCAAGAGTGACCCATATCATAAGTTGGGTCACTAGCTTGATCCAGGTCGATCCTGAACCAGAGAGCAATTACCTCCAACGTGGCCAAAGACAATTTTCATGGCGATGTCGACATCGTGTTACAATGAATCTTTGATGTTTAACCAAATTTTTTGATCAAGACCAAGGATTAAAATCTCTGCAATATATCCGATATATCCTCCGATATCTCCTTATTATTTTGAAAGATCGATATATCTATAGGGGTCAATATCTTATCTTCCACCGTATCTACGATATTTCCCCGATATTTCTCCTATACCGTCAAATATCGCCGATATTTAGGTAATATCTCCGATATTTATAATATTTTCGATATATCACCGATATATTAAAAAATATCTGTAAAAAAAAATTCAAATAATATCCGGAAGAGAAGTAATTCTCTCAAGGTATATCTCAATGAAGAGTGTGGGTCTCAAGTGATATCTAGGATAGAAGTAATTCCCTCGAGGTATATCCTAATGAAGAGTGAGGGTCTTGAGTGATTTCCAGAATATAAGTAATTCCCTCGAGGTGTATCCCAATGAAGAGTGGTGGTCTCGAGAAGAACAACTATATCGATTTACTTCATGTTGCAAGTGAACCACTACATGACGGCATCGATCCACTTCAAGCTTGGATTATGCCTACACACCTCGATGATGATGATGGCAATCCACCTCCTGAAGTGGTTGAAATTGCAACTGCCAATGGAATCAACGTACAAAGGGTATTATCTGAAGAAGTTGTTGGAAACCCAGAAGATAATTTAGACAGTGATGATGCATAAGGCGGCACAGCAATTCCAGATAGTTCAGATGATAATGAAGACGGTGGAAGCGGAAAAGGTGGTGGAAATACCAGGTTTGTATATGGACAATCTTCTACAGTTGGTGGATTGAACAATTTTTCATCTGAAGAAAATTACGATCATCCCTGATCATGGCTATAGAAGTATTAGGTATGGAGCGCAAGAGGATACCATGTATGGGAGGAGGACTAGAGGTGCAAATGATGATCAAGATGTTGCTTCAGTTACGCTAAGTTTTGATTCTATCAGTTTAGATAGTAGAACTGGAAGCTCAAATGAATCCCAAGAATTAAGGCAACAATCAAGATAGCTATAATAATTATGGCTATAATCAATGCGCGGAAGTTAGTGATCAGTCATCTAGTTTGATTCATCCTTGCTATCCACTTATAGGGGAAACAATCGGCTGCTCCAAAGACATATATGATTATCATATTCAACACTACAATTCGTACTATATGAGTCGTATGTCTTGGTCTGATTATTGTACTATTTATATGTAAATCAAATAAATTAAATATTTCAGAAAAAAAAAGAGAAAAATTACTGGTCACTCCATTAACTTTCATGTGCTCGACAGTTTACTCCATTAACTTTCAATTTCAATCGATCACTCCTCAAACTATCCAATGTCACACAATTAGGTCCATCAGTTAAGTGGTCATCCAAATCAGTGGTTAAGTTGCTGACTGGACATATTTTTCAACTGGAAATTTGACACAACCCACCCCGAATTTCACCCTGAAACCCAGAGTAAGTCGTGCGGGGTCCACCTCCAAGGAAAATTTACTGAAAAGATTAAGAAAATCTCCCTTGCAGATGGACAACCCTAACTCGAAAATTTCATATTACACTCTTAATTTAACACATAATATACAAAAATTCTAAAGTATTCAGAGCT
Above is a window of Fragaria vesca subsp. vesca linkage group LG7, FraVesHawaii_1.0, whole genome shotgun sequence DNA encoding:
- the LOC101313262 gene encoding uncharacterized protein LOC101313262, producing MAGSGGDAPPLPASNGGEFLLSLLQKSPTPPLPRSLAPSPAPAAVPRARSRRRRRGPHRAFPAAVGIVAAVVIQRPRSLSPSDSEPFVVSLAQFAFGTNQFNQIPENLADELRKIGLAQQKHHQEQQKLKFGYLPGDVIRNPELSSAAPVTSSEIAKLSNGLDRNLHLNSSNSSASNEFRRANYGSGEGELRGGGGGERGKQVHRTMPPPGFGNKPRGGGNWDSGGRRGGMEYNVDRERQSSSGFARNREGSFDNERVRRLAGEDGGMRGNGDGRKGLSAQLDRPGPPAGTNLHSVSASEIEESMMNFDGGERARKDSDGVEDVGQHSLEEERDDKIEGKQHHKDSRSDDRGQHQLSQRMRSYKRQTLCRFDIDRFNAPFLEIFDSLIPTEEDKAKQKQLLTLLENIICKEWPDARLYIYGSCGNSFGVSKSDIDLCLEIGEEDINKSEILLRLAELLESDKLENVQALTRARVPIVKLMDPVTGISCDICINNILAVVNTKLLRDYANIDARLRQLAFIVKHWAKSRGVNETYHGTLSSYAYVLMCIHFLQQRRPAILPCLQGMRATYSVTVENIECAFFDQVDKLQDFGSHNRETIAELVWAFFNYWAYSHDYANTVISVRRGRTISKREKDWTRRIGNDRHLICIEDPFETSHDLGRVVDKHSIKVLREEFERAAEILQYDANPCVKLFEPYVPSV